CCGTCGGCGATGGTGAGCACCGACACGTCGAAGGTGCCGCCGCCGAAGTCGAACACCATGACGCTCTGCTCGTCTTGCCGGTTGAGGCCGTAGGCCATCGCGGCGGCGGTCGGCTCGTTGATGATGCGCAGCACGTTGAGCCCCGCCAGCTTCCCCACCTCCTGCACCGCCTGGCGCTGGAGCTGGTTGAAATAGGCCGGCACGGTGATGACCGCGTCGGCGACCGGGTGGCCGAGTTGGCGTTCCGCCCCGGCTTTCAGTTTTTTAAGGATTTCGGCCCCGATCTGTTCGAGCGGCCAGTCGCCGCGGCCGGTGTTGACGGTCTCCTTCTCCCCCATGCGGCGCTTCACCGCGCGGAAAGTCTTTTCGGGGTTCAGCACCGCCTGCTTTTTGGCTTTCTGCCCGACGATGATCTCGCCGCCCTTGCCGAAGGCGACCACCGAGGGCATCATTACTTCCCCCTCGTCCACCTCAAAGAGGAAGGGAACGCCGTCTTTCACCATGCCGATGGCGCTGGTGGTGGTGCCGAAGTCTATGCCGACAATCCGTTTGCTGTATGCCATTATCCGATTCCGTTAACTCCCGTTTTCGCGCGGCGGGTCACGCCACCAGTTTATCCACGTCCAGCCAGCCGACGATGGAGCCGCCGGCGCGGCCGATTCCCTTTATGTATTCCGCCGCCACCTCCCCCACCGCCGCGGAGGCCGGCTCGATGCCGCTTTCCGGCAGGTGGATGACGGTGGTCACCGCGTCCACCAGCAGCCCCACCGGCGCGCCGGAAGCCGATTCGGCGATGATTATGCGGGCGCCGGGAGTGAGGGGAACCGCCGCCATCCCCAGCTTGGCGCGCAGGTTGATCACCGGCACCACATCGCCGCGGAGGTTGATGACCCCCTCAAAGTGACCCGCCACGCGGGGAACGTAGGTAATCCCGTCGAACACCAGTATCTCGCGGGCTTTGGTGATCTCGATAATATATTCCTCGGCGCCGAGGCGTATGCCGATGAACTGGCGGTGCAACTCCCGCTTCTCCGGGGATACTTCCCTTTCCTGGCGGATGCGGAAGCGGTTCATGCGTATCCGGCCGGCCTAGATGGCCTTAATGGCTTCGTCTTCGCTCTCGTATATGTTGAAGAGACGGGTCAGCCCCACGGTCTGCAACACGCTCTTCACCGCATCATTCGGGCGGACGAGGGCGAACGCCCCTTTGCGCGAAAGAACGGTTTTGTAAACGGAAACAATGAACCCGACGCCGGCGGAATCGATCATCCCCACCCCGCCCAGGTCGATCAGAAACTTGTCGGTGGACGATTGAACCATCTCTCCCTTGATCGTTTCGCGGATGTCGTTCAGGTGGTTGAAAACGACGTCCCCCTGTATGCTGAACAGCGTTACGCTCCCGGCCTTCCTGATTTCACATTTCATGATAGCGGTATCCCAAATCTGGTTTGAAGAAAAGCATACGCCGTAAAACCATTCTCCGGCGCGCTTTCCGGTCTCAATGCGGAATTTTACTAGAATCCGGCTTTCTTTCCAAGTGCAATAAAAACCCTTTGCCGCGCCGCCGCCCGGATATGCCGCACCCGGATATGTTGCGAGCAAATAGAAATGTCCGGTTTTGGAGCACATTACTTGTCCGGTTTTCCAAAATTACCTTAGCCGTGATTCTTTTTCAAGCGGCCTTCTTTTTTGTCTGTTTTACCTCCTTTCCCGTTACGTCGTAAAGCGC
This genomic interval from Nitrospinota bacterium contains the following:
- a CDS encoding purine-binding chemotaxis protein CheW — its product is MNRFRIRQEREVSPEKRELHRQFIGIRLGAEEYIIEITKAREILVFDGITYVPRVAGHFEGVINLRGDVVPVINLRAKLGMAAVPLTPGARIIIAESASGAPVGLLVDAVTTVIHLPESGIEPASAAVGEVAAEYIKGIGRAGGSIVGWLDVDKLVA
- a CDS encoding STAS domain-containing protein encodes the protein MKCEIRKAGSVTLFSIQGDVVFNHLNDIRETIKGEMVQSSTDKFLIDLGGVGMIDSAGVGFIVSVYKTVLSRKGAFALVRPNDAVKSVLQTVGLTRLFNIYESEDEAIKAI